The following are from one region of the Escherichia sp. E4742 genome:
- a CDS encoding MBOAT family O-acyltransferase: MIFSSPEFIFAFLPITFLVYFLLNKFKFLYFGKLWLVVASLYFYSYWSLNYLPLMLGSIIFNYSLGVQLAKGAKRKKTMLSIGILANLAILCYYKYMNFFLENVNAITGQSFHVEGVILPIGISFYTFTQIAFLVDSYKGNAKEYDLVNYSLFVTFFPHLIAGPILHHKEMMSQFKSLRTVPINYNNILMGLMIFGIGLFKKNNNSRHICSMGRDWLCRWCST, from the coding sequence ATGATTTTCAGCTCTCCGGAATTTATATTTGCATTCTTGCCGATTACATTTTTGGTCTACTTTTTACTTAATAAATTTAAATTCCTTTATTTCGGCAAACTTTGGCTTGTGGTGGCTAGTTTGTATTTTTATAGTTACTGGAGCTTAAACTATTTGCCATTAATGCTCGGTTCTATAATTTTCAACTATAGCTTAGGCGTGCAATTGGCGAAGGGAGCCAAGAGAAAAAAAACGATGTTATCTATTGGTATTCTAGCCAACTTGGCTATTCTATGTTATTATAAGTACATGAATTTTTTTTTAGAGAATGTAAATGCAATAACAGGGCAAAGCTTTCATGTTGAGGGGGTAATACTCCCTATTGGAATTAGTTTTTACACCTTCACTCAAATTGCGTTTCTTGTAGATAGCTATAAAGGAAATGCAAAAGAATATGATTTAGTTAATTATTCTCTTTTTGTGACATTCTTCCCCCATTTAATTGCTGGTCCAATACTTCATCATAAAGAAATGATGTCGCAGTTTAAATCTCTCCGCACAGTTCCAATTAATTATAATAATATATTGATGGGGTTGATGATTTTCGGTATTGGTCTTTTCAAAAAA
- a CDS encoding IS3 family transposase (programmed frameshift) produces the protein MTGRNRRNFSPEFRLEAAQLLDQHYTVAAAATAMNVGKSTMDKWVRQLKEERAGKSPIASPMTPEQIEIRELKKRLQRVEMERDIFKKGYRALDVRLPEQFSLVEKLRARFPVAVVCNVFGVHRSSYKYWRQPRKPDATKVALLSLVREVYHESNGSVGARSIAAMVTTKGIKLSRWRATKLMKALNIISCQQPGHRYKKASKEHIEIPNYLDRQFAVTEPNQAWCGDVTYIWTGKRWAYLAVVLDLFSRKPVGWAMSFFPDSALTGKALSMAWEARGKPANLLYHSDQGSHYTSRNFRQLLWRYQIKQSLSRRGNCWDNSPMERFFRSLKTEWVPDNGYANFSEASTAITNYITGYYSQLRPHQYNGGLTPNESERLFWKNSKAVASFC, from the exons ATGACCGGACGTAACAGACGCAATTTTAGCCCCGAGTTTCGCCTCGAGGCTGCCCAGCTACTCGATCAGCATTACACCGTTGCCGCCGCTGCCACTGCGATGAATGTCGGCAAATCCACGATGGATAAATGGGTTCGACAACTGAAAGAAGAGCGAGCGGGAAAATCACCCATAGCTTCACCCATGACACCTGAGCAGATTGAAATACGTGAGTTGAAGAAAAGACTTCAACGCGTTGAAATGGAAAGGGATATAT TTAAAAAAGGCTACCGCGCTCTTGATGTCAGACTCCCTGAACAATTCTCATTAGTTGAGAAACTCAGGGCGCGGTTTCCTGTTGCCGTTGTGTGCAACGTGTTTGGGGTTCATCGCAGCAGTTATAAATACTGGCGGCAGCCCAGGAAGCCTGACGCCACGAAAGTGGCATTACTGAGCCTTGTGCGTGAAGTTTATCACGAAAGTAACGGTTCAGTAGGAGCGCGAAGCATTGCCGCAATGGTCACCACCAAAGGTATAAAACTGAGCCGCTGGCGGGCAACAAAGCTGATGAAAGCGCTCAATATTATCAGCTGTCAGCAACCTGGCCATCGTTATAAGAAGGCGTCTAAGGAACACATTGAGATCCCTAATTATCTGGATCGCCAGTTTGCTGTTACCGAGCCTAATCAGGCTTGGTGCGGTGATGTGACTTATATCTGGACGGGAAAACGCTGGGCTTATCTGGCTGTTGTACTCGATTTGTTTTCCCGCAAACCGGTTGGCTGGGCGATGTCATTTTTCCCTGATTCCGCACTGACAGGTAAAGCCCTGTCGATGGCCTGGGAAGCACGGGGGAAACCGGCTAATTTACTGTATCACTCGGATCAAGGCAGTCACTATACCAGCAGGAATTTCAGACAGTTACTGTGGAGATATCAGATAAAGCAAAGCCTGAGTCGCCGGGGAAATTGCTGGGATAACAGCCCAATGGAACGGTTCTTCAGAAGCCTGAAAACAGAGTGGGTACCGGATAATGGCTACGCGAATTTTAGCGAAGCCAGCACGGCAATAACGAATTACATCACAGGATATTACAGCCAGCTCAGACCTCATCAATATAATGGTGGTTTGACGCCGAATGAATCAGAACGATTGTTCTGGAAAAACTCTAAAGCTGTGGCCAGTTTTTGTTGA
- the pgsA gene encoding CDP-diacylglycerol--glycerol-3-phosphate 3-phosphatidyltransferase codes for MQFNIPTLLTLFRVILIPFFVLVFYLPVTWSPFAAALIFCVAAVTDWFDGFLARRWNQSTRFGAFLDPVADKVLVAIAMVLVTEHYHSWWVTLPAATMIAREIIISALREWMAELGKRSSVAVSWIGKVKTTAQMVALAWLLWRPNIWVEYAGIALFFVAAVLTLWSMLQYLSAARADLLDQ; via the coding sequence ATGCAATTTAATATCCCTACGTTGCTCACACTGTTCCGTGTCATCCTTATCCCATTCTTTGTATTGGTTTTTTATCTACCTGTTACCTGGTCGCCGTTTGCTGCCGCGCTCATTTTCTGCGTCGCGGCGGTGACTGACTGGTTCGATGGTTTTCTGGCGCGTCGCTGGAACCAGAGTACCCGTTTTGGTGCCTTCCTTGATCCAGTAGCAGACAAAGTACTTGTCGCCATCGCCATGGTGCTGGTAACTGAGCATTATCATAGCTGGTGGGTGACCTTACCGGCGGCAACGATGATTGCCCGTGAAATTATCATTTCTGCTCTGCGTGAATGGATGGCTGAACTCGGTAAACGTAGCAGTGTGGCCGTATCCTGGATTGGTAAAGTCAAAACGACTGCCCAGATGGTCGCGCTGGCCTGGTTGCTGTGGCGCCCGAATATTTGGGTTGAGTACGCCGGTATTGCCCTTTTCTTTGTGGCTGCGGTGCTGACACTCTGGTCAATGTTGCAATATTTGAGCGCTGCCCGCGCAGATTTGCTTGATCAGTGA
- the uvrC gene encoding excinuclease ABC subunit UvrC, with amino-acid sequence MSVQFDAKAFLKTVTSQPGVYRMYDAGGTVIYVGKAKDLKKRLSSYFRSNLASRKTEALVAQIQQIDVTVTHTETEALLLEHNYIKLYQPRYNVLLRDDKSYPFIFLSGDTHPRLAMHRGAKHAKGEYFGPFPNGYAVRETLALLQKIFPIRQCENSVYRNRSRPCLQYQIGRCLGPCVAGLVSEEEYAQQVEYVRLFLSGKDDQVLKQLISRMETASQNLEFEEAARIRDQIQAVRRVTEKQFVSNTGDDIDVIGVAFDAGMACVHVLFIRQGKVLGSRSYFPKVPGGTELGEVVETFVGQFYLQGSQVRTLPGEILLDFNLSDKTLLADSLSELAGRKINIQTKPRGDRARYLKLARTNAATALTTKLSQQSTVHQRLTALASVLKLPEVKRMECFDISHTMGEQTVASCVVFDANGPLRAEYRRYNINGITPGDDYAAMNQVLRRRYGKAIDDSKIPDVILIDGGKGQLAQAKNVFAELDVPWDKNHPLLLGVAKGADRKAGLETLFFEPEGEGFSLPPDSPALHVIQHIRDESHDHAIGGHRKKRAKVKNTSTLETIEGVGPKRRQMLLKYMGGLQGLRNASVEEIAKVPGISQGLAEKIFWSLKH; translated from the coding sequence GTGAGTGTTCAGTTTGACGCAAAAGCGTTTTTAAAAACCGTCACCAGCCAGCCGGGCGTATATCGCATGTATGATGCTGGTGGTACGGTTATTTATGTCGGTAAAGCGAAAGACCTGAAAAAACGGCTTTCAAGCTATTTCCGTAGCAATCTCGCTTCGCGCAAAACGGAAGCGTTGGTCGCCCAGATCCAGCAAATCGATGTCACGGTGACTCATACTGAAACCGAAGCATTATTGCTGGAACACAACTACATCAAACTCTATCAGCCGCGTTACAACGTTTTGTTACGCGACGATAAATCTTACCCCTTTATCTTCCTCAGTGGCGATACGCATCCACGTCTGGCGATGCATCGCGGTGCGAAGCACGCTAAGGGAGAGTATTTCGGTCCGTTCCCGAATGGTTATGCGGTGCGTGAAACTCTGGCGTTGTTGCAAAAAATTTTCCCCATTCGCCAGTGCGAAAATAGCGTTTATCGCAATCGCTCGCGTCCATGTCTGCAATACCAGATAGGGCGCTGTCTTGGGCCGTGCGTGGCCGGGTTGGTTAGCGAAGAAGAGTATGCCCAGCAGGTTGAATATGTGCGCCTGTTTTTATCGGGTAAAGACGATCAGGTGCTTAAGCAACTGATTAGCCGCATGGAAACAGCCAGCCAGAATCTGGAGTTTGAAGAGGCGGCACGTATTCGCGACCAAATTCAGGCGGTGCGACGCGTCACCGAAAAACAATTTGTCTCTAATACGGGCGACGACATTGATGTTATTGGCGTGGCGTTCGATGCTGGCATGGCATGTGTCCATGTTTTGTTTATTCGTCAAGGCAAAGTGCTCGGTAGCCGTAGCTATTTCCCGAAGGTGCCGGGCGGTACGGAACTGGGCGAAGTAGTGGAAACCTTTGTTGGTCAGTTCTATTTACAGGGCAGCCAGGTGCGCACTCTCCCGGGAGAGATCCTGCTCGATTTTAATCTTAGCGATAAAACGCTGCTCGCCGATTCATTATCAGAACTGGCGGGGCGCAAGATTAACATTCAGACCAAACCGCGTGGCGACAGGGCGCGTTACCTGAAACTTGCGCGGACGAATGCAGCAACAGCGTTAACCACCAAACTTTCGCAGCAATCAACCGTTCATCAGCGGCTGACAGCGCTTGCCAGCGTGTTGAAATTGCCGGAAGTGAAACGGATGGAATGTTTCGATATCAGCCATACGATGGGCGAACAAACCGTCGCCTCGTGCGTGGTGTTTGATGCTAATGGCCCACTGCGTGCGGAGTATCGGCGCTATAACATCAATGGCATTACGCCGGGCGATGATTATGCGGCGATGAATCAGGTGTTGCGTCGGCGTTATGGTAAAGCCATCGATGACAGTAAGATTCCGGACGTGATCCTGATTGATGGTGGCAAAGGACAACTTGCGCAGGCGAAAAATGTCTTCGCCGAGCTGGACGTCCCCTGGGATAAAAACCATCCGTTGTTACTTGGCGTTGCCAAAGGGGCCGACCGTAAGGCTGGGCTGGAAACATTGTTCTTCGAGCCTGAAGGAGAGGGCTTTAGCTTACCGCCAGATTCGCCTGCGTTGCACGTCATCCAGCATATTCGCGATGAATCACACGATCATGCGATTGGCGGACATCGCAAAAAACGGGCGAAGGTCAAAAATACCAGCACCCTGGAAACCATTGAAGGCGTCGGGCCAAAACGTCGGCAAATGTTGTTGAAATATATGGGCGGTTTGCAAGGTTTACGTAACGCCAGCGTCGAAGAAATTGCAAAAGTGCCGGGTATTTCGCAAGGTCTGGCAGAAAAGATCTTCTGGTCGTTGAAACATTGA
- the uvrY gene encoding UvrY/SirA/GacA family response regulator transcription factor — translation MINVLLVDDHELVRAGIRRILEDIKGIKVVGEASCGEDAVKWCRANSVDVVLMDMSMPGIGGLEATRKIARSTADVKIIMLTVHTENPLPAKVMQAGAAGYLSKGAAPQEVVSAIRSVFSGQRYIASDIAQQMALSQIEPEKTESPFASLSERELQIMLMITKGQKVNEISEQLNLSPKTVNSYRYRMFSKLNIHGDVELTHLAIRHGLCNAETLTSQ, via the coding sequence TTGATCAACGTTCTACTTGTTGATGACCACGAACTGGTGCGCGCAGGGATACGACGCATTCTGGAAGATATAAAGGGTATTAAAGTCGTTGGTGAGGCTTCCTGTGGTGAAGATGCCGTTAAGTGGTGCCGGGCAAATTCCGTCGACGTGGTGCTAATGGACATGAGTATGCCTGGCATTGGCGGCCTTGAGGCGACGCGTAAAATCGCCCGTTCAACCGCAGATGTCAAAATCATCATGCTTACGGTTCACACCGAAAACCCTTTACCAGCAAAAGTCATGCAGGCTGGCGCTGCGGGCTATCTAAGCAAAGGTGCGGCCCCGCAGGAGGTGGTGAGCGCGATTCGTTCTGTCTTTTCTGGGCAGCGTTACATTGCTTCTGACATTGCGCAACAAATGGCGTTAAGCCAGATCGAACCAGAAAAAACAGAAAGCCCATTTGCCAGTTTGTCTGAACGCGAATTGCAGATTATGCTGATGATTACCAAAGGCCAGAAGGTCAATGAGATTTCAGAACAGCTTAATCTCAGCCCGAAAACGGTGAACAGCTATCGCTACCGTATGTTCAGTAAATTAAACATTCATGGCGATGTTGAGCTGACTCACCTGGCTATTCGCCATGGTTTGTGTAATGCGGAGACGTTAACAAGTCAGTGA
- the yecF gene encoding DUF2594 family protein YecF — translation MSTPDFSTAENNQELANEVSCLKAMLTLMLQAMGQADAGRVMLKMEKQLALIEDETQAAVFSKTVKQIKQAYRQ, via the coding sequence ATGAGTACGCCTGATTTTTCTACTGCCGAGAATAATCAAGAACTGGCAAATGAAGTCTCCTGCCTGAAAGCGATGCTGACGCTGATGCTGCAGGCGATGGGACAAGCTGACGCGGGCCGCGTGATGTTAAAGATGGAAAAACAGCTTGCGCTGATCGAAGACGAAACCCAGGCTGCGGTATTTTCCAAAACGGTTAAGCAAATTAAACAGGCCTACCGTCAGTAA
- the sdiA gene encoding transcriptional regulator SdiA → MQDTDFFSWRRTMLSRFQRMEAAEEVYHEIELQAQQLEYDYYSLCVRHPVPFTRPKVAFYTNYPESWVSYYQAKNFLAIDPVLNPENFSQGHLLWNDDLFSEAQPLWEAARAHGLRRGVTQYLMLPNRALGFLSFSRSSTREIPVLSDELQLKMQLLVRESLMALMRLNDQIVMTPEMNFSKREKEILKWTAEGKTSAEIAMILSISENTVNFHQKNMQKKINAPNKTQVACYAAATGLI, encoded by the coding sequence ATGCAGGATACGGATTTTTTTAGCTGGCGTCGCACAATGCTGTCGCGCTTTCAGAGGATGGAGGCCGCAGAAGAGGTCTACCATGAAATAGAGCTTCAGGCTCAGCAGCTTGAGTACGATTACTATTCGTTATGTGTTCGCCACCCGGTGCCATTCACGCGACCCAAAGTGGCTTTCTACACCAATTACCCTGAGTCGTGGGTTAGTTATTATCAGGCAAAAAACTTTCTCGCTATTGATCCCGTGCTCAACCCTGAAAACTTCAGTCAGGGCCATTTATTGTGGAATGATGACTTATTCAGTGAAGCCCAGCCATTATGGGAGGCTGCGCGTGCACATGGTTTACGCAGGGGAGTCACTCAGTATTTAATGCTACCGAACCGGGCGTTGGGATTTTTGTCATTTTCTCGTAGCAGTACGCGCGAAATACCCGTTCTTAGTGATGAGCTGCAATTAAAAATGCAGCTACTTGTGCGCGAAAGTCTGATGGCGCTGATGCGTTTAAATGATCAAATAGTGATGACGCCGGAGATGAATTTCAGTAAGCGGGAAAAGGAAATTTTGAAATGGACCGCGGAAGGTAAGACATCGGCAGAGATTGCGATGATCTTGTCAATCTCCGAGAACACGGTTAATTTTCATCAGAAAAACATGCAGAAAAAAATCAACGCGCCGAATAAGACCCAGGTTGCCTGTTACGCCGCCGCAACTGGCTTAATATGA
- the tcyN gene encoding L-cystine ABC transporter ATP-binding protein TcyN — MSAIDVKNLVKKFHGQTVLHGIDLEVKTGEVVAIIGPSGSGKTTLLRSINLLEQPEAGTITVGDITIDTARSLSQQKSLIRQLRQHVGFVFQNFNLFPHRTVLENIIEGPVIVKGEPKEEATARARELLAKVGLAGKETSYPRRLSGGQQQRVAIARALAMRPEVILFDEPTSALDPELVGEVLNTIRQLAQEKRTMVIVTHEMSFARDVADRAIFMDQGRIVEQGSAKALFANPQQPRTRQFLEKFLLQ; from the coding sequence ATGAGTGCCATTGACGTTAAAAACCTGGTGAAAAAATTCCACGGTCAGACGGTGCTGCATGGCATAGATCTGGAGGTTAAAACCGGCGAAGTGGTGGCGATTATAGGTCCAAGCGGCTCCGGGAAAACCACGTTGCTACGCAGCATAAATTTGCTGGAACAACCGGAAGCGGGGACGATTACCGTCGGGGATATCACCATTGATACCGCGCGTTCGTTAAGTCAGCAAAAATCCCTGATTCGTCAGTTGCGCCAGCACGTTGGTTTTGTTTTCCAGAACTTTAATTTGTTTCCGCATCGTACGGTGCTGGAAAACATTATTGAAGGGCCGGTGATTGTCAAAGGTGAACCTAAAGAGGAAGCCACGGCGCGCGCACGTGAGTTGTTGGCGAAAGTTGGCCTTGCAGGTAAAGAAACCAGCTATCCACGTCGTTTATCTGGCGGTCAACAGCAGCGTGTGGCGATTGCCCGAGCGCTGGCGATGCGTCCCGAGGTGATTTTGTTTGATGAGCCAACGTCGGCACTGGACCCTGAGTTGGTGGGCGAAGTCCTGAATACTATCCGCCAGCTGGCACAGGAAAAGCGCACAATGGTGATTGTGACACACGAAATGAGCTTTGCCCGAGATGTTGCTGACCGCGCGATCTTTATGGACCAGGGGCGGATAGTAGAGCAGGGATCGGCGAAAGCGTTATTTGCCAATCCACAGCAGCCCCGTACCCGCCAGTTTCTCGAGAAGTTTCTACTGCAATAA
- the tcyL gene encoding cystine ABC transporter permease, translating into MQESIQLVIDSLPFLLKGAGYTLQLSIGGMFFGLLLGFILALMRLSPVWPVRWLARFYISIFRGTPLIAQLFMIYYGLPQFGIELDPIPSAMIGLSLNTAAYAAETLRAAISSIDKGQWEAAASIGMTPWQTMRRAILPQAARVALPPLSNSFISLVKDTSLAATIQVPELFRQAQLITSRTLEVFTMYLAASLIYWIMATVLSTLQNHFENQLNRQERDPK; encoded by the coding sequence ATGCAAGAAAGTATACAACTGGTTATTGATTCTCTGCCGTTCCTGTTGAAAGGGGCAGGGTATACGCTGCAACTCAGCATTGGCGGCATGTTTTTTGGCTTACTGCTGGGATTTATTCTCGCGCTGATGCGCTTGTCACCCGTCTGGCCTGTGCGCTGGCTGGCGCGTTTTTATATCTCCATCTTCCGTGGTACGCCACTCATCGCACAGCTGTTTATGATCTACTACGGTTTACCGCAGTTTGGTATTGAATTAGACCCGATTCCGTCAGCGATGATTGGCCTGTCACTGAACACCGCCGCCTATGCAGCAGAAACGCTGCGGGCAGCGATTTCGTCCATTGATAAAGGTCAGTGGGAGGCGGCTGCCAGTATCGGCATGACGCCGTGGCAAACTATGCGTCGTGCTATTTTGCCACAGGCCGCACGGGTAGCACTGCCGCCGCTGTCGAACAGTTTTATCAGCCTGGTAAAAGATACTTCGCTGGCTGCGACGATTCAGGTGCCAGAGTTGTTCCGTCAGGCGCAGTTGATTACTTCGCGCACACTGGAAGTTTTCACCATGTATCTGGCGGCTTCGCTCATCTACTGGATTATGGCGACGGTGTTATCGACGTTGCAGAACCATTTTGAGAATCAACTTAATCGCCAGGAGAGGGATCCAAAATGA